The Cardiocondyla obscurior isolate alpha-2009 linkage group LG05, Cobs3.1, whole genome shotgun sequence genomic sequence ttggaCTATCGAAACGTGTGCGTTCATGTTAGACTGGCCGTGCATCGAGTTGCATTATGCACGTGCGATGCCGCGTGGGTGGTAATTCGCGACGTTAGAAACGTAAATGCATTAGCCTCGACTACACGCGCCCGATCTTTATGGATGAACAATAAGTGGCTGTGTAATTCTGCACATTACAAACAGAGGacagataaaattttcatacaAAAATCTAAGACAAAATCCTTGAACGGTTACGAGAGCAAAAGTTTCATTTTTCAAATCTTCCATCTGAGAATCGTGGCTATTCCGTAACAATTAGTTTACCTCACGTCGCGCTTTCTTCGCGTATCAGTCGTAACGCGGCGGCACGGAAATAGTTTCAAGATAAATCTAGAACAGCCTTGGCGGATCGACAAAGCGAACCTTGGGGGAGCAAAAAACAAGATCCTTGAATGTCGCGAGTTCACGAGGCGCACccttaatttttacataaaacaaCATATGCACGTGCACATATACGCGTGACGTGGTCGTTGCGATGCCAACAGGAATTTACTGCCGGCGATCGTAAAAGCCGAGAAGATGCATTTATACGTGCCGACTTTATATGTTTACGTCTACCAAAAGTTCGGCGAAAAGGGACGTCCTGTCGAACGAGAAAAACGAGGCAGAATTATGTATACGGCCGGCGCAAATCTCTCGCCGAAGACAGCGTGAAAGATTACTGAATAATCGGTGAGAGATTGCATTTGtcggattaaatttcttttttttcttctttttctttttcttcgtgtaAAAAAAGCATGGGAAaactatttttcaaataattgtcTGCCGAGAGCAAAACGATTAGAGAAAACCCGCCTAACATTCTTGACCTAGTCGTTCGTTCTCTGACGTCTTCGCGACGACAGGTCTGACGGTCGAAATGAtgtatttctctttctccttcgacttattttaaaatttcacggGATAGGCACCGTGCGAGCCGGTAAGAAGAGCGGAGAGCCCGCGTGGACCTTGCAACGgcctatttattattattctcaaACACTTCCGTTCGTACGAAGCGAACGCGTTACGTAACGCGCGTTGCCGCGCGTTCGAAAGTTTTAACGACGGGATAAATATCGACGAGCGAAATTGCCTCTCGCTGATAATTATATGAGACAACTTCCATTTCGTCTCTCCTGCGTTTCCGTCCGTGACCGAGGTAGAGGACTCTAAATTGAAACGCCCGATGCCATCGACTCACGGGACAAACGACGCGTGGCGGCGCCACGTCGTGTAATCAGATTAGTTTaggattataaataatgtaattggtttctccctccctccccccacCCTGGCGTACagaaaaaggagaggagaaaaagggaCTGACAAGATGTGGACACggttttcttcttcctttcttttttctttcttttttttactgactGCTTCGGGCAGGTATCCGGTGGATTAACTTTGTACACGGGATTAAATACCCGAGTGTTCCGAACCCGGCGGATGTCTACTGTCGACCGCGAACGTCAGACGATGaagtaacaaattaatttgtgaAGCATATCCGACGGTTCGGCGATACTTTATGTGTATACACACCCACCGTTTTACATCGATGCCcggcgaaataattttgtacacaCGGCATATACGCGAGGTCCACGGTTGGCCGTCCTCGAAGAACCAGTAATTTCCACCTGCCAGGCTAATTCATCCGCATACAGAATGTAAATCGCATAAGCTCTGGGTCTAGCTAATAATCCGGGCTGGTGGATGACGAAGTCGGACAGGTGCGCGGATTCTCTAATATAGGTCTGAGTAACGACTTGCGACTCTAATTTTCAGAATTGCGATGCGCGGAGATCCCCTAACCGAAACGTCTTTATCGCGAGATTCATGTTGCATGCGCGTAATAATTCAGCTGGCCCAAAAATGCTCCATAAACAGCCAGATTCGCGCGCGATGCGATAAATAAGTAACGAGAGAACTTGTATCTTGGCACCGGGCAGGAACGTTTGAATTACCACGTACAGAAAACGACAAGGTTGTGCGCCAATGTGtcggaaaaattattacattagaAAACCGCAATCAAATTGAGTAATTAGCGAATATTCGAGCGACATTGAACGCACTTTCTACGTTAGTTCACTCCGTTTTTCCTTAGGCATTTATTCAAAAACAGATATCTACTCTGCTTTACATATTTCAGCTTGAATCGACTTGTTAATTGAAACGACACTTACTAGACGGAGACTCGcagtattaatttatgttcGAATTTAGAAAGAACCTTGTGACTTTGCTCTCGCAGAATCTGGCAATTCGTCCTTCGCGAAACTGGCTTCTATGTATCTCTTCTGTATCTCAGTCACAATGGCTCGCGTGTGCCTTTTAATGATTCGAGACATTGGACGGCGGAAGACAGGTGTGATCGATATCCCGGAACGCGAGTCGCGGATTCTCTAATTAGAAACGAAGTTGACCCGAAATACAGGCCCACCGCGTCGATGACTAAGCACGATAAAAGTTTGCTTCCCCCCGTAAGGTAATTGTGATTTATCGACGCGCATCTCGTATTTTGCGCCCTCGCGACCGGCGAAATTAATAACAACGCGAATTACGTTGAATTAAGGCCTCCAGACGGTTCCATTATCGCGCCCGCCGCATTACCGCGCGAGCGTTGACAAGCGAGGAGAAAGagcgcgagggagagagagagagagagataaagcgGAGAGGGccaatttgaaaataatttaatacgcgTTTTACTGGTGGACCCCGGGCACGCACATACACCTCGCGGGTTCAACGACGCCTGACCTTTTACCGGGAGATTTGTGGCAGTCTCGTTTCGAGAGAACGACCGAGAACGGTGAAACGGAAAAGTGAGAAGAGCCGAAGAAGATGCGTTCTCAACGACGCCCACAACAATTTGCTCCGCAACGATAAATGGCAGTTCGATCGTAATGCCTCTACGTATTcaaaagttagaaaaaaattcctttttcgtctcttgcatttattaaaaagtcataaataagtaaaaataaaggtaagttaatttaatatattttttgcaaactGAATATTACACGGAaagagaattttcttttttattttttttcttttttcaactgTTTCTGTCGAGTTGCATATTTCGCAATGCAAAAGGTTGTTAGAGCGAGATGATCGTACAAACGTGTTATCAGAGAAGCGAGCCAGCGCAAAAGGCCGTCACCTGCGTTAGTTTATTCAATCCGGCAAAATGGCGAGGATCTGGCACGGATTATGCATGCTGGAGTGCATTATTACGCGAGATGCGCGTATACACGAGCACAGACGTAGGTGCACCGGCGCACCGCCGAGTATTACTGTCGTTTTGGCAGCATATGCGAGTCCCGTGATTTAGTGTAGTGGACGCTCTAAAGCGCTCGCGATTCTGTAATTTCTCATGGAAAACGTGCGTGCAAAACATCGACGAGAACAGGATAACAATCGGCTTAATTTATACGCAGGGGAATTCCGACGGGAcctataaaaagaataatggaatttttttttctaaactttctttcttcctttcaaCGCCCGCGATTTCTGCTTTACTTTCATTctatacgtataaatttttaaatataaatttatttcataataaacGTATTAACCTACTTCtcataatttgtattttatatatatatatatattaaaacaacCTCGCGCGTCAATAAAGCAATTTATGTAAAGCTAGGACAGTTTCCGCGTATCTCGCCGTTAATTTTCTGGCTTCGTCAGCTAAGCTGGCCGAGCCGGCGAGTGTCGACGAATGTACGCCGAGGGCAAAAAACGAACGTCACGAGAGCGTCGACAAGACGTTTAGGCGAAGATTTTGTTCGTGATGCAGATCTAACTCGAATGTTCCATGAAACGCGTCCACCCGCGACACCTCGTTGCTGTCGTTCTAGCAACAATTCTCTCGCGGCCCGACATCGTTCTTCTGTCGGCTGACGCTTTGTCGGCTGTCGCGAGCCATTGCGTAACAGGCAACGAATAAATAATCGGCAGCGCCGTTTGTGCCAAGGAACGGGGAGCGACGCGATTTGTCGCGGTTCCTAAGCCGTTGTTACTCCGTCGCGATTTAAGCTCAAGGGAAAAGCGCTCTTGTAAGTAAAGTGCAGCACGACGGACAGGTGTTCGCTTCTCTCGTCGGCGCCTAATAGATGCGCCAATAGTTATACGCGTCTATTCGACGCATCAGAGTGATCTATCCACGTCTTTAACGCCAGGGAGATACAATAAAATCTTGTTATACGCTCGCGACATTTTCAGTAAGGCGATAAATAACTTCTATAAGAAGTGCAAATGTCAAAACTCGCAGTATCCGACTTTTCGAAGCGCTGCAGaagaaacgcgaaaaaaaggCAAATTTACACGCAGCAATagtgaatatattttttttttttatatatatatattttgcgacATCGCCCGGTTTATCAAACACCGTTCATTTTCGTGAAAGTCGATTTCTCAAGTTGCGTAAGTACTTCCGACAGCGGTGATGAGACTAATCAAGAGAGATCATATCGTAAATCCTATCATTCACAGTAATACGTTCATGCAGGTGTAAACGCGTTCGCGTGTAGGCAGATTCATGAATAAATCAGTTCGACTAGGTGGCACGTATCGAATATGTAGACGTACATATCTATTCACAGATCTCATACGTGAATACATTGACAGAGGTCTTCATAAATTCGTCCGCGGTACTTTCTGACAGGAATAAATAGTGCGAATACAAGAAACAACTGTTCTCgggtaaattattattataaatatgaatacgttaaaattattgctcAATAAATTTCCTTAATAACATTGAGAAAAAGTTCTCTTCGGCATCGGACATTCGCGTTCTTTGCATTAAGATcgttaactaaaaaaaaaaaaaaaaaaccatacgCCTGCGTAACACGAAAACTAAATCTAAGCCTCGCGAGGGACGTATTTTACTTCTCCGTTTACTTGGAACCACGTGTGTGGTCCCGGCGAAGCACGTGTCGGCCGCAACGCGAACGCAactttttctcgcgcgcgagcttTTAGGCTCAAAACCCTGAAATTCTCGATCCACGGGTTTCACCGGATCGAGAGGCTACCCTTTGGAACCGATGGAATTCGATGAGTGTGACAAGAAATACTCGACTTCATCGCTTAGCAATAAGTACCTAATTCTCGCATTGATTTCTAGCCTTctctttaacatttatttttgttaaatatttttataaacggaGCTAAAGCGCAATAActcgcgagataataattaagctcaaaataatattaatttgcaatgaaattctttaaagattaatttattttaatacttcttAAAAAATCGAAGAgtacgaattaaatttatgttaattatttcatcaGGCAGCCATAAATCTATCGTCATGAAGCAATACCATGCcagaacattatttttaattcacgaaCTTTATGTAAAGACAATAATGTGacataaatatcaattttctgGCACATATACTGCAATGCAGAAATATCGCGCTTATGATTCCGTTTCGTGTCACACTTTCAACGTCacgaaatatttcgaaataaatgcaACCGCCCATCTCCCAACGACAATCCCAAAACTCGATCTTCAAAcgaaacaaacaaaaaaaaaacaaaaaaaaaatactaatagtCAAAACTAATATATTCTACTCAGCGTTGAATGTCGTGTCGACCGCGAGTATTATCGAGTCAAGAACTCGTCGCGGTCTTTATCGTAAACCACTAACGATCAAGATACCGAACGAACGCGCCTGACACAACACCGTTACGATAATCGTTGAATTGGAATACAATCACGAGATAAACCGTGTTTCTTTATTGTTCTTTAATTTGGCGACGCGATCTCGCAGTCTACGATCGCTATCTAGTCCGTGTCGCGCGCAATAGCGAAGTAAAAGAGCCGAAGTAACGTAATTCAATATACACGTAATATAAACAAAAGGTGAGGCGCCTCCCGAGCTTGGCAGAAACGTCGCCGGACTCGACGCGAGATTTCTCGTGGCGACATCGCGCGGCACGCTGCCAACTAACCAGAATGTACATTCCAACCGACGATCTTTCGTCAACGCGAGAGGCCGAAACGTACCCGAATGATGCGATAAACACGCCGGGGCGAGGCTCTCCTTCCCCTTTATCACCGGTGAAGTCTAGCGAAACGAACTTTCGGCGATCGCGCGATATGCAACAAGCCCGTCTACGCGGAAGTATTAACGCGATTCGCGATGACATAATTGAACCCGCGGGTTGCGTTCCGGGTTTCGGTCCCCGAGTCACACCGCTCGATCTGCTCGTTGATCTAGCTCGCGATCGACGCGCGGGGATCGTAAGATCGATCGGCATCACGCGTCTCCGCGaataatgcaaatataaaCGCGTGGGAAATTGACCTAAGAACCTCTGGGCGGCACGGCCGCCCGCGCGGTGCCGCGTGAGTTTTGGAGGTTGCCGGTGACCTATCGACTATTAAATCGACAAGATTTGGTCACTCACCGATTCATCGAGACCCGCCAGACTATGCCGCGCGTGCAGCGGTCGGATGCGCTCCCCGGGCTCGTCGCAGGAGTTGCAAAAACACGGAACAATTCACTTGTCACTAATTACAGATATCGCGACGGCGGCCATACTGCCGTTCGCGAGGTAACGCAGTTTGAGCACGCACGATAGCGCCACGCGTCGCTCGAACGGCCGCGCCGGCCGTgcaatagaaatattttattttttttatttaattttattaaatatcacgcTCGCAGAAACTATTTTccctaattattaattgctagaattgttaaaataaaaaaagtctttAATATTCTATCAAAATAGAgtcgttataatatttttaatacgctaaatattaatttataaattttttaatattgttattatataCAGAAAGTCGAGAGATGCATAAATTCAGAGAAACGTTCaaacgtataaaaaagaaaaattaatttcacaacgTACACCGACCGGATAAAGTCGCGTGTCGAAATTATCGACGATTCTTCGCGTTATCGAGCACCGTCGCTCGCGGTGCGCAGAGCAGTGTAACAGCTGATTTGTTTCTCCTAACCTCGATTCGCGCTGGGCCAACTTTTTCACTCGAATACGCGATACGTTTCGCAGGTTTTTTTCGCGACGGAATCGACAACCGCGAGGTTCGCAAATACCGACGAGCACAGAGTCGACTCGTGTCGCATTCGGTCCGAGAATAAGCAACGATGGTGAAGATCAATACGCGATGGAAGACCGCCGAGGACTTGAAGCTTCTGCGTGGGACTCCCACttgtaagaataaaaatgcaatcCGTCGAGAGATACGTGCAGATACGACGAAGCAATATTTGTTACTTTCAGGGACGAAGGTTAAATATTTCTGGCGCAAGGGATGGGTGGAAATCCCGGGGATCATGGCATCGTCGAGCTTTTTGTTAGTAGGGACCGCATTATCTATCTATACGATGTACTACGGACTAACGCACGATTTAACGCCGAAGTACTACGAAACACACAGGAGTAAGTAATCGAGAATGATGATTTTACGAGCCCCGAGCTCAGCCTCCCATTGTTATGCAATCGTGAACGTTCGTCGATAAAGCAGACCCTGATAAAGCGTCTAATTAACATATTTCAATACATCTACTAATtgcgcttttatttttcagtttaCAGACCGGACGATCCGGCAGTTAAGAAGATCCGTCACACTTCTGTGTACGActattgatttatatttaataaattctagTAATTCATGTGTACAGTTATTGTATATCTCTCATTatagatttaaatttgaaGTAAAACAAACCAAGTTAttacaaagattttttttctttttctcccttacCCGAACCAACCTCCGTTTTCAAATCAATATAGCTCTGTACAGCTGCGGCGGAAATTTACACGACACTTAGTTATATGAAAACGTTTACGGCATCAGGCTCGCCCTGGGAATATTATATAACGTTGTGTAATGCTTTCTGAAATATCTACCGTCGCTTGTAtcgcaaatatattaaacatataatcGCGCTGATAGAACTCGTAAAGTTATCTCGTAAATATTTCCGTAACGGGgcagtaaaaaagaaacgattgACGTTTGATGGCGGTTTTGAAATTACGATCGCACTGGCCCTTTTATGATTTCGATGGGACGCATTGTCGTATCTCCCGATCTTTAAAGCGCGCACATATAACGATCACCCTCGCAATGAATTTTCATTAAAGATTAATTGCGTCATTTATCTGGGAACGTCGCGGGGAAAACAATTTAACCGATTTTTACGATTTCGCGCGAAAGCTTCGTGGCAAGGCTCGAAGGACGTTTCAATCGCacgttcttattttttctaatttttttttttttctttctttaaatcttttatatttttgcgtTGTATcgtcgcaattttattttgtgaaatGTCGCGAGATCTCGCCCAACGCGCCAAGTTACTTGTGCTTTTCCTCGTCCCCTCGATATTCTATCCTCATTTTGTAGCATTAAATTTCCTGCCGTTCCGCCGACGAGGTGAACCCTTCGCATACGGTGTCGATGGGTCGAAGGCGCAAAAACGAAGACTTTTCGCTTCGTATCGTATAAGCTTGCCCCTATCTCCCTTAATGCTTTTTTCGTCTACACCGCAAACCGTTCGTTCGTACATCGCCCTCCTCGAGAAACGTGCGCAACTTTGGagacggttttttttttctttttttttcctcatttaATCACCACCACTCATTTCTACTTCATTTAAAGCTGACATActaaagcgataaaaaaaaactccatcgttaaatttacattcaattttactatatatatatatatatataaaaattaaatacagaaaagattattaatcTCTGAAAGATCCTCTTTACATAGAAACACGGAGaggtatatacgtataaagaGGTCTTCGTTCCTACTAAAGAACTTTATCTCAAGTACTCCGATCGTCGTCCTACACGGTTCTTCAAACTTCGCCAGTCGCGAAAGTTCGTGATTTTGATATAAGGACTACGGTATGCGAAATCGTGCCGATTAAGAATCCCTACCGCGTTATGAAGGGGGTGGTCGAATCTCGTTGATAATTTTCgcgcgggggagggagagCACGTACGTTCCCGCGACGTACGGTTCAGGGCGCAGGATCGTAGGATCGCGCAATGCTGATCCGACGGTGCTTCTCTGTATTGCGTGTGTACGCTGCTATTACAACCAGGCGGGGAACGACGGCGTAGCGTAGGGGTTGTACGCGCCGCGGGGCGCGCGCGATGAAAGACGAGCCGACGCGAGCGCGAAAGCGAGAAGGGAACAGCGAAAGGTGGAGGGACGCTCGGGGTGGAGGCCAAAGAGGGAGGATGAgtgagagaacgagagggcCGATCGAGAGGGCGAGAGCAGCAAGGGGAAAACGGAGCACACGGTACGGAGCAACCCCCATTGCCTCGCCAGAGGTTCAGTCAGCGTTTCGCACCGGCGTCGCTTCGCTTCGCTCCCCGGTCGGGATATCACCCTTGGGATACGTCCTCGTGCACACATCGCCGCGTGCCCCCCAGTTGTCTCGCGAGATCAATGAGCTCGCGACGTATCGGCAGCCACGTCCGGGTCTCATCCTAGTAAATCGCAGCCGTAAAGCTGCCGCGACGGCAGAGAGCCGCCGGGAGAAAGAGCAAGTTCACGATAGTCATACGCGATAGTCGAAGCTGCCACTTGTCGCTGCAGCCAGAggggaataaaagaaaaaaaaaggtgaaaaaGGGAGATAAGAGatcgagagaaagggaaagtGAACCGCGAGAAGTGCCACAGCGTGAACACGAGATCGAAAGAAGAAATCGAGGACCTGTACAGGTCCTTAACGTTCAGGACGGTGCATGTCTCGGACCCTGTTTCTCAGCTTTTTCTCCGACAACGCTTTGTCTACGTTCCTGAGGTAAGTAGCGGACATTTATAATAAGAGAACGCCGAGGGGTCTACGCTTTCAAGTTGTATCGCGCTGCGTTGCGATATGAGAACGTTTTGCTCTTGCGGCCGCGGCTCTACGCAAATAAAAGTCTTTTACAATCTGTTCGATCGATGTCGGTGAAAGGAAAccgtaaattttaatgtttatgcTCGCGCGAATTGCTTATCGATCATATCCTTCAGCGACTCtgagaacattttttttttgtacaaaaatataaattattttatctttcttatACTGTAATATTCGAGACGAGGTAATATTTACTTggcaaaatattatttgaaatagaaaaagcAAGATCTCttcacggaaaaaaaaaattgtagaaaatgTAAAGCACCAATTTGTTaatgcatatattatataccacccagtaattaattatgtttattaataacCGTGATCGAGCCCGCTCGTAATCGTGTTAAAATGTTCCGCTTTAACGTTCGCGCGAATATCATTCAGTGATATATTAGCGATGAGAGACGTCTTGAAGGAAAAGCCCTCAGTTCGTGATTTGATCTCCTATTTGCTCAATGTCCTGTCAGTCCGTCTAGCAATCCTTTCAAGCTCTCCCAGTGCTTTCGGCTCTTTATATGATGTTTTAACCTCATTGCTTCGAAAGAAGAAACTTT encodes the following:
- the LOC139102435 gene encoding uncharacterized protein, giving the protein MVKINTRWKTAEDLKLLRGTPTWTKVKYFWRKGWVEIPGIMASSSFLLVGTALSIYTMYYGLTHDLTPKYYETHRIYRPDDPAVKKIRHTSVYDY